The Parambassis ranga chromosome 14, fParRan2.1, whole genome shotgun sequence genome includes a window with the following:
- the sertm1 gene encoding serine-rich and transmembrane domain-containing protein 1, whose translation MSGMYVPLVDHNETGMSSIDNGTFLHFSPTSASTSEAAASSPGRPGSIYVYGWLFLGLLTFLLTVLVISLQRLKNIISPSFSIPDLSSEGEGSFTDMEICSISS comes from the coding sequence ATGTCAGGGATGTACGTCCCGCTGGTGGACCACAATGAGACTGGAATGTCTTCAATAGACAATGGGACTTTCCTTCATTTCTCACCAACCTCTGCATCCACAtcagaagctgctgcttcatctcCGGGGCGTCCGGGCAGCATTTACGTTTACGGATGGCTCTTTCTCGGCCTGCTGACTTTTTTGCTGACGGTGCTCGTCATCTCCCTCCAAAGGCTGAAGAACATCATCTCCCCATCCTTTTCTATTCCTGACTTGAGCAGCGAGGGAGAAGGCTCCTTCACTGACATGGAGATCTGTAGCATCTCATCTTAA